A genomic segment from Neosynechococcus sphagnicola sy1 encodes:
- a CDS encoding pentapeptide repeat-containing protein, giving the protein MKRTILVTLALLTLIIVPARAENPNQVQQLLETGACPGCDLSGADLTEAHLIGADLRDTNLQGAKLVNANLEGADLSGANLKGANLTGAFVTNATLNQANLTNVNFTNAQLFHTDVAGAVATGINLSGAKLFGTDLNVGGN; this is encoded by the coding sequence ATGAAACGCACAATCCTAGTAACGCTGGCTTTATTGACCCTAATCATCGTGCCAGCCAGGGCAGAAAACCCAAACCAAGTCCAACAATTGCTAGAAACTGGGGCATGCCCAGGGTGCGACCTGTCTGGAGCAGATTTAACCGAAGCCCATCTGATTGGGGCTGACCTGCGTGACACCAACTTGCAGGGTGCGAAATTGGTCAATGCCAACCTAGAAGGGGCAGATTTAAGTGGTGCCAACCTCAAGGGAGCCAATCTCACCGGCGCGTTTGTTACCAATGCCACGTTGAATCAGGCCAACTTGACCAATGTCAACTTTACCAATGCCCAGTTGTTCCACACCGACGTGGCGGGGGCAGTGGCAACAGGGATTAACCTCAGTGGTGCCAAACTGTTCGGCACAGATCTGAATGTGGGCGGCAATTGA